One window from the genome of Esox lucius isolate fEsoLuc1 chromosome 23, fEsoLuc1.pri, whole genome shotgun sequence encodes:
- the LOC105025653 gene encoding zinc finger protein 800 isoform X3, with protein MVKAKSAPRKTSQQDTKISSRMDAEMEDDLQAEPQVSDRLESQATKDQYSQTDEPVRPRSPNPMTDSTPGPDTAPRTPGYCPEPGDPALLQPQLQTSKSGIQQIIECFRSGTAQLKHMLLKEVDTIFECKMCRSLFRGLPNLITHKEYYCLSRLPEPDDPAGNGDKQSAAIKDLLEAIYPRKDGPEYVVRLEPIQTSDNAVFQFLSTEEELAHFPQAPHTPGGTRSHSPEPWGEQGGAPEKGQNGDERRSDQEEDGGEDVAQPEEEGSTSGVEDVTISCCLCGKDFNSRRSIRRHCRKMHQNKLEELRKFTETRTVPISLLSMVKGRPRPLHTPSGKSCPVCFKSFATKANVRRHFDEVHRGLRRDTITPDIATRPGQPLSLEATPPRRSASSSPTRGHTPKGGCLPGAANPQSPKASHAVPPAPCLPASVLYNLASCRCLLCKRKYSSQVMLKRHMRIVHKLYNLKNLKNVSASPATQTTATKNGGRMAAVADQDPSSSNASNSVGVKEEAVEPSDDPDSSPAPSPGEADGKAFVSKSGLKIKEEEGGSSLKTPGRTSGGGGSSSCGIVGRPPQKLSVGFDFKQLFCKLCKRQFSSRQNLTKHIELHTDGTDIFIKFYRCPLCRYESRRKRDVLRHVTVVHKKSSGYLAKIMPKLESRAVKRPAEVVLNTPPNANSSSSKRGGATVKEEMNGRRSPPSPPVTRKQELLNNSYHSSASYPVTRKQDLLASSSSPVTRNQERQLEAQTWSPVTRKTDKQHPEASAPMPPHTRRHDAHPESSSSTEVRVSKNFSLHACNVCGRAFAKKVYLESHKRSHRNAVPPVSSPANETRAKGVSTRSKALLW; from the exons aTGGTGAAGGCAAAATCCGCTCCGAGGAAGACCTCACAGCAAGACACTAAG ATCTCCAGCAGGATGGATGCAGAGATGGAGGACGACCTCCAGGCTGAACCCCAGGTCAGTGACCGGCTTGAGAGCCAAGCCACCAAGGACCAGTACAGCCAGACGGATGAGCCTGTGCGGCCCAGAAGCCCGAACCCCATGACTGACTCGACCCCCGGCCCGGACACAGCCCCCAGGACACCAG GGTACTGCCCAGAGCCAGGGGACCCAGCCCTGCTTCAACCACAGCTTCAGACCTCCAAGTCGGGCATCCAGCAGATCATCGAGTGCTTTCGCTCAG GTACAGCCCAGCTGAAGCACATGCTTCTGAAGGAGGTGGACACCATATTTGAGTGCAAGATGTGTCGCAGCCTGTTCCGGGGCCTGCCCAACCTAATTACCCACAAGGAGTACTACTGCCTGTCAAGACTGCCTGAGCCGGACG ATCCAGCAGGCAATGGTGACAAGCAGAGTGCCGCCATTAAGGACCTCCTGGAGGCCATTTACCCCAGAAAAGACGGGCCGGAATATGTGGTCCGTCTGGAGCCCATCCAGACATCCGACAACGCCGTCTTTCAGTTCCTGTCTACGGAGGAGGAGTTGGCTCACTTCCCCCAGGCCCCGCACACCCCCGGAGGGACCCGCTCACATAGCCCCGAACCCTGGGGAGAGCAGGGCGGGGCACCGGAGAAGGGCCAAAAtggagatgagaggaggagtgaccaagaggaggatggaggagaggatgtGGCGCAGCCTGAGGAAGAGGGGTCTACTAGCGGG GTGGAGGATGTGACCATCTCGTGCTGCCTGTGTGGCAAAGATTTCAACTCACGCCGCAGCATCCGCCGCCACTGTCGCAAGATGCACCAGAACAAGCTGGAGGAACTCCGCAAATTCACGGAGACGCGCACTGTTCCCATTAGCCTCCTGTCCATGGTCAAAGGTCGACCGCGTCCACTCCACACGCCCAGCGGCAAGTCCTGCCCTGTCTGCTTCAAGTCCTTCGCCACCAAGGCCAACGTTCGCCGGCATTTCGACGAGGTGCACCGCGGCTTGCGCCGGGACACCATCACTCCGGACATTGCCACACGGCCTGGCCAGCCACTTTCCCTGGAGGCCACGCCTCCCCGCAGGAGCGCCAGCTCATCCCCGACGAGAGGTCACACGCCGAAGGGCGGATGCCTCCCAGGTGCTGCCAACCCTCAGTCGCCCAAAGCCTCCCATGCGGTGCCACCGGCACCGTGTCTCCCGGCCTCCGTCCTCTATAATCTGGCATCGTGTCGCTGCCTGCTCTGCAAGAGGAAGTACAGCTCTCAGGTCATGCTGAAGAGGCACATGCGCATCGTCCACAAGCTCTACAACCTCAAGAACCTCAAGAACGTTAGCGCCTCCCCAGCCACGCAGACGACCGCCACCAAGAACGGCGGTCGGATGGCGGCCGTCGCCGACCAGGACCCTAGCAGCAGCAACGCTAGCAACAGCGTTGGGGTGAAGGAAGAGGCGGTGGAACCCTCGGACGACCCCGACTCCAGCCCTGCACCTTCACCGGGTGAAGCGGACGGGAAGGCTTTCGTGAGCAAGTCTGGACTGAAAATTAAAGAGGAAGAAGGTGGAAGCAGCCTCAAGACACCGGGACGCACCTCTGGCGGTGGCGGTTCCAGCAGCTGTGGCATTGTCGGCAGGCCCCCTCAGAAGCTTTCCGTGGGCTTCGACTTCAAGCAGCTGTTCTGCAAGCTGTGCAAACGACAGTTCAGCTCACGCCAAAATCTCACCAAGCACATTGAGCTGCACACAGACGGAACGGACATCTTCATCAAGTTCTACCGCTGCCCCCTCTGCCGCTATGAGTCCCGGCGCAAGCGCGATGTCCTACGCCACGTGACTGTGGTCCACAAGAAGTCGTCGGGCTACCTGGCCAAGATCATGCCCAAGCTGGAGTCACGCGCAGTCAAGCGTCCGGCCGAGGTGGTCCTGAACACTCCGCCCAAcgccaacagcagcagcagcaagcGCGGAGGGGCAACGGTCAAGGAGGAGATGAACGGGCGGCGCTCCCCGCCGTCACCTCCAGTCACGCGCAAACAGGAGCTCCTCAACAACTCCTACCACAGCTCTGCCTCCTACCCAGTCACGCGCAAACAGGATCTCCTCGCCTCCTCATCTTCCCCGGTCACCCGTAATCAGGAGAGGCAGCTGGAAGCCCAAACCTGGTCGCCCGTCACGCGCAAGACCGACAAACAACACCCGGAAGCCTCTGCCCCGATGCCCCCCCACACCCGCCGGCACGACGCCCACCCGGAGAGCAGCAGCAGTACGGAGGTGCGGGTCTCCAAGAACTTCTCGCTCCACGCCTGCAACGTGTGCGGCCGGGCCTTCGCCAAGAAGGTGTACCTGGAGTCCCACAAGAGGAGCCACCGGAACGCTGTGCCGCCGGTCAGCTCGCCAGCCAACGAGACCCGGGCTAAGGGAGTGAGCACACGCTCCAAGGCACTGCTCTGGTAA
- the LOC105025653 gene encoding zinc finger protein 800 isoform X4 encodes MDAEMEDDLQAEPQVSDRLESQATKDQYSQTDEPVRPRSPNPMTDSTPGPDTAPRTPGYCPEPGDPALLQPQLQTSKSGIQQIIECFRSGTAQLKHMLLKEVDTIFECKMCRSLFRGLPNLITHKEYYCLSRLPEPDDPAGNGDKQSAAIKDLLEAIYPRKDGPEYVVRLEPIQTSDNAVFQFLSTEEELAHFPQAPHTPGGTRSHSPEPWGEQGGAPEKGQNGDERRSDQEEDGGEDVAQPEEEGSTSGVEDVTISCCLCGKDFNSRRSIRRHCRKMHQNKLEELRKFTETRTVPISLLSMVKGRPRPLHTPSGKSCPVCFKSFATKANVRRHFDEVHRGLRRDTITPDIATRPGQPLSLEATPPRRSASSSPTRGHTPKGGCLPGAANPQSPKASHAVPPAPCLPASVLYNLASCRCLLCKRKYSSQVMLKRHMRIVHKLYNLKNLKNVSASPATQTTATKNGGRMAAVADQDPSSSNASNSVGVKEEAVEPSDDPDSSPAPSPGEADGKAFVSKSGLKIKEEEGGSSLKTPGRTSGGGGSSSCGIVGRPPQKLSVGFDFKQLFCKLCKRQFSSRQNLTKHIELHTDGTDIFIKFYRCPLCRYESRRKRDVLRHVTVVHKKSSGYLAKIMPKLESRAVKRPAEVVLNTPPNANSSSSKRGGATVKEEMNGRRSPPSPPVTRKQELLNNSYHSSASYPVTRKQDLLASSSSPVTRNQERQLEAQTWSPVTRKTDKQHPEASAPMPPHTRRHDAHPESSSSTEVRVSKNFSLHACNVCGRAFAKKVYLESHKRSHRNAVPPVSSPANETRAKGVSTRSKALLW; translated from the exons ATGGATGCAGAGATGGAGGACGACCTCCAGGCTGAACCCCAGGTCAGTGACCGGCTTGAGAGCCAAGCCACCAAGGACCAGTACAGCCAGACGGATGAGCCTGTGCGGCCCAGAAGCCCGAACCCCATGACTGACTCGACCCCCGGCCCGGACACAGCCCCCAGGACACCAG GGTACTGCCCAGAGCCAGGGGACCCAGCCCTGCTTCAACCACAGCTTCAGACCTCCAAGTCGGGCATCCAGCAGATCATCGAGTGCTTTCGCTCAG GTACAGCCCAGCTGAAGCACATGCTTCTGAAGGAGGTGGACACCATATTTGAGTGCAAGATGTGTCGCAGCCTGTTCCGGGGCCTGCCCAACCTAATTACCCACAAGGAGTACTACTGCCTGTCAAGACTGCCTGAGCCGGACG ATCCAGCAGGCAATGGTGACAAGCAGAGTGCCGCCATTAAGGACCTCCTGGAGGCCATTTACCCCAGAAAAGACGGGCCGGAATATGTGGTCCGTCTGGAGCCCATCCAGACATCCGACAACGCCGTCTTTCAGTTCCTGTCTACGGAGGAGGAGTTGGCTCACTTCCCCCAGGCCCCGCACACCCCCGGAGGGACCCGCTCACATAGCCCCGAACCCTGGGGAGAGCAGGGCGGGGCACCGGAGAAGGGCCAAAAtggagatgagaggaggagtgaccaagaggaggatggaggagaggatgtGGCGCAGCCTGAGGAAGAGGGGTCTACTAGCGGG GTGGAGGATGTGACCATCTCGTGCTGCCTGTGTGGCAAAGATTTCAACTCACGCCGCAGCATCCGCCGCCACTGTCGCAAGATGCACCAGAACAAGCTGGAGGAACTCCGCAAATTCACGGAGACGCGCACTGTTCCCATTAGCCTCCTGTCCATGGTCAAAGGTCGACCGCGTCCACTCCACACGCCCAGCGGCAAGTCCTGCCCTGTCTGCTTCAAGTCCTTCGCCACCAAGGCCAACGTTCGCCGGCATTTCGACGAGGTGCACCGCGGCTTGCGCCGGGACACCATCACTCCGGACATTGCCACACGGCCTGGCCAGCCACTTTCCCTGGAGGCCACGCCTCCCCGCAGGAGCGCCAGCTCATCCCCGACGAGAGGTCACACGCCGAAGGGCGGATGCCTCCCAGGTGCTGCCAACCCTCAGTCGCCCAAAGCCTCCCATGCGGTGCCACCGGCACCGTGTCTCCCGGCCTCCGTCCTCTATAATCTGGCATCGTGTCGCTGCCTGCTCTGCAAGAGGAAGTACAGCTCTCAGGTCATGCTGAAGAGGCACATGCGCATCGTCCACAAGCTCTACAACCTCAAGAACCTCAAGAACGTTAGCGCCTCCCCAGCCACGCAGACGACCGCCACCAAGAACGGCGGTCGGATGGCGGCCGTCGCCGACCAGGACCCTAGCAGCAGCAACGCTAGCAACAGCGTTGGGGTGAAGGAAGAGGCGGTGGAACCCTCGGACGACCCCGACTCCAGCCCTGCACCTTCACCGGGTGAAGCGGACGGGAAGGCTTTCGTGAGCAAGTCTGGACTGAAAATTAAAGAGGAAGAAGGTGGAAGCAGCCTCAAGACACCGGGACGCACCTCTGGCGGTGGCGGTTCCAGCAGCTGTGGCATTGTCGGCAGGCCCCCTCAGAAGCTTTCCGTGGGCTTCGACTTCAAGCAGCTGTTCTGCAAGCTGTGCAAACGACAGTTCAGCTCACGCCAAAATCTCACCAAGCACATTGAGCTGCACACAGACGGAACGGACATCTTCATCAAGTTCTACCGCTGCCCCCTCTGCCGCTATGAGTCCCGGCGCAAGCGCGATGTCCTACGCCACGTGACTGTGGTCCACAAGAAGTCGTCGGGCTACCTGGCCAAGATCATGCCCAAGCTGGAGTCACGCGCAGTCAAGCGTCCGGCCGAGGTGGTCCTGAACACTCCGCCCAAcgccaacagcagcagcagcaagcGCGGAGGGGCAACGGTCAAGGAGGAGATGAACGGGCGGCGCTCCCCGCCGTCACCTCCAGTCACGCGCAAACAGGAGCTCCTCAACAACTCCTACCACAGCTCTGCCTCCTACCCAGTCACGCGCAAACAGGATCTCCTCGCCTCCTCATCTTCCCCGGTCACCCGTAATCAGGAGAGGCAGCTGGAAGCCCAAACCTGGTCGCCCGTCACGCGCAAGACCGACAAACAACACCCGGAAGCCTCTGCCCCGATGCCCCCCCACACCCGCCGGCACGACGCCCACCCGGAGAGCAGCAGCAGTACGGAGGTGCGGGTCTCCAAGAACTTCTCGCTCCACGCCTGCAACGTGTGCGGCCGGGCCTTCGCCAAGAAGGTGTACCTGGAGTCCCACAAGAGGAGCCACCGGAACGCTGTGCCGCCGGTCAGCTCGCCAGCCAACGAGACCCGGGCTAAGGGAGTGAGCACACGCTCCAAGGCACTGCTCTGGTAA
- the LOC105025653 gene encoding zinc finger protein 800 isoform X2, producing MVKAKSAPRKTSQQDTKQISSRMDAEMEDDLQAEPQVSDRLESQATKDQYSQTDEPVRPRSPNPMTDSTPGPDTAPRTPGYCPEPGDPALLQPQLQTSKSGIQQIIECFRSGTAQLKHMLLKEVDTIFECKMCRSLFRGLPNLITHKEYYCLSRLPEPDDPAGNGDKQSAAIKDLLEAIYPRKDGPEYVVRLEPIQTSDNAVFQFLSTEEELAHFPQAPHTPGGTRSHSPEPWGEQGGAPEKGQNGDERRSDQEEDGGEDVAQPEEEGSTSGVEDVTISCCLCGKDFNSRRSIRRHCRKMHQNKLEELRKFTETRTVPISLLSMVKGRPRPLHTPSGKSCPVCFKSFATKANVRRHFDEVHRGLRRDTITPDIATRPGQPLSLEATPPRRSASSSPTRGHTPKGGCLPGAANPQSPKASHAVPPAPCLPASVLYNLASCRCLLCKRKYSSQVMLKRHMRIVHKLYNLKNLKNVSASPATQTTATKNGGRMAAVADQDPSSSNASNSVGVKEEAVEPSDDPDSSPAPSPGEADGKAFVSKSGLKIKEEEGGSSLKTPGRTSGGGGSSSCGIVGRPPQKLSVGFDFKQLFCKLCKRQFSSRQNLTKHIELHTDGTDIFIKFYRCPLCRYESRRKRDVLRHVTVVHKKSSGYLAKIMPKLESRAVKRPAEVVLNTPPNANSSSSKRGGATVKEEMNGRRSPPSPPVTRKQELLNNSYHSSASYPVTRKQDLLASSSSPVTRNQERQLEAQTWSPVTRKTDKQHPEASAPMPPHTRRHDAHPESSSSTEVRVSKNFSLHACNVCGRAFAKKVYLESHKRSHRNAVPPVSSPANETRAKGVSTRSKALL from the exons aTGGTGAAGGCAAAATCCGCTCCGAGGAAGACCTCACAGCAAGACACTAAG CAGATCTCCAGCAGGATGGATGCAGAGATGGAGGACGACCTCCAGGCTGAACCCCAGGTCAGTGACCGGCTTGAGAGCCAAGCCACCAAGGACCAGTACAGCCAGACGGATGAGCCTGTGCGGCCCAGAAGCCCGAACCCCATGACTGACTCGACCCCCGGCCCGGACACAGCCCCCAGGACACCAG GGTACTGCCCAGAGCCAGGGGACCCAGCCCTGCTTCAACCACAGCTTCAGACCTCCAAGTCGGGCATCCAGCAGATCATCGAGTGCTTTCGCTCAG GTACAGCCCAGCTGAAGCACATGCTTCTGAAGGAGGTGGACACCATATTTGAGTGCAAGATGTGTCGCAGCCTGTTCCGGGGCCTGCCCAACCTAATTACCCACAAGGAGTACTACTGCCTGTCAAGACTGCCTGAGCCGGACG ATCCAGCAGGCAATGGTGACAAGCAGAGTGCCGCCATTAAGGACCTCCTGGAGGCCATTTACCCCAGAAAAGACGGGCCGGAATATGTGGTCCGTCTGGAGCCCATCCAGACATCCGACAACGCCGTCTTTCAGTTCCTGTCTACGGAGGAGGAGTTGGCTCACTTCCCCCAGGCCCCGCACACCCCCGGAGGGACCCGCTCACATAGCCCCGAACCCTGGGGAGAGCAGGGCGGGGCACCGGAGAAGGGCCAAAAtggagatgagaggaggagtgaccaagaggaggatggaggagaggatgtGGCGCAGCCTGAGGAAGAGGGGTCTACTAGCGGG GTGGAGGATGTGACCATCTCGTGCTGCCTGTGTGGCAAAGATTTCAACTCACGCCGCAGCATCCGCCGCCACTGTCGCAAGATGCACCAGAACAAGCTGGAGGAACTCCGCAAATTCACGGAGACGCGCACTGTTCCCATTAGCCTCCTGTCCATGGTCAAAGGTCGACCGCGTCCACTCCACACGCCCAGCGGCAAGTCCTGCCCTGTCTGCTTCAAGTCCTTCGCCACCAAGGCCAACGTTCGCCGGCATTTCGACGAGGTGCACCGCGGCTTGCGCCGGGACACCATCACTCCGGACATTGCCACACGGCCTGGCCAGCCACTTTCCCTGGAGGCCACGCCTCCCCGCAGGAGCGCCAGCTCATCCCCGACGAGAGGTCACACGCCGAAGGGCGGATGCCTCCCAGGTGCTGCCAACCCTCAGTCGCCCAAAGCCTCCCATGCGGTGCCACCGGCACCGTGTCTCCCGGCCTCCGTCCTCTATAATCTGGCATCGTGTCGCTGCCTGCTCTGCAAGAGGAAGTACAGCTCTCAGGTCATGCTGAAGAGGCACATGCGCATCGTCCACAAGCTCTACAACCTCAAGAACCTCAAGAACGTTAGCGCCTCCCCAGCCACGCAGACGACCGCCACCAAGAACGGCGGTCGGATGGCGGCCGTCGCCGACCAGGACCCTAGCAGCAGCAACGCTAGCAACAGCGTTGGGGTGAAGGAAGAGGCGGTGGAACCCTCGGACGACCCCGACTCCAGCCCTGCACCTTCACCGGGTGAAGCGGACGGGAAGGCTTTCGTGAGCAAGTCTGGACTGAAAATTAAAGAGGAAGAAGGTGGAAGCAGCCTCAAGACACCGGGACGCACCTCTGGCGGTGGCGGTTCCAGCAGCTGTGGCATTGTCGGCAGGCCCCCTCAGAAGCTTTCCGTGGGCTTCGACTTCAAGCAGCTGTTCTGCAAGCTGTGCAAACGACAGTTCAGCTCACGCCAAAATCTCACCAAGCACATTGAGCTGCACACAGACGGAACGGACATCTTCATCAAGTTCTACCGCTGCCCCCTCTGCCGCTATGAGTCCCGGCGCAAGCGCGATGTCCTACGCCACGTGACTGTGGTCCACAAGAAGTCGTCGGGCTACCTGGCCAAGATCATGCCCAAGCTGGAGTCACGCGCAGTCAAGCGTCCGGCCGAGGTGGTCCTGAACACTCCGCCCAAcgccaacagcagcagcagcaagcGCGGAGGGGCAACGGTCAAGGAGGAGATGAACGGGCGGCGCTCCCCGCCGTCACCTCCAGTCACGCGCAAACAGGAGCTCCTCAACAACTCCTACCACAGCTCTGCCTCCTACCCAGTCACGCGCAAACAGGATCTCCTCGCCTCCTCATCTTCCCCGGTCACCCGTAATCAGGAGAGGCAGCTGGAAGCCCAAACCTGGTCGCCCGTCACGCGCAAGACCGACAAACAACACCCGGAAGCCTCTGCCCCGATGCCCCCCCACACCCGCCGGCACGACGCCCACCCGGAGAGCAGCAGCAGTACGGAGGTGCGGGTCTCCAAGAACTTCTCGCTCCACGCCTGCAACGTGTGCGGCCGGGCCTTCGCCAAGAAGGTGTACCTGGAGTCCCACAAGAGGAGCCACCGGAACGCTGTGCCGCCGGTCAGCTCGCCAGCCAACGAGACCCGGGCTAAGGGAGTGAGCACACGCTCCAAGGCACTGCTCTG A
- the LOC105025653 gene encoding zinc finger protein 800 isoform X1, with protein MVKAKSAPRKTSQQDTKQISSRMDAEMEDDLQAEPQVSDRLESQATKDQYSQTDEPVRPRSPNPMTDSTPGPDTAPRTPGYCPEPGDPALLQPQLQTSKSGIQQIIECFRSGTAQLKHMLLKEVDTIFECKMCRSLFRGLPNLITHKEYYCLSRLPEPDDPAGNGDKQSAAIKDLLEAIYPRKDGPEYVVRLEPIQTSDNAVFQFLSTEEELAHFPQAPHTPGGTRSHSPEPWGEQGGAPEKGQNGDERRSDQEEDGGEDVAQPEEEGSTSGVEDVTISCCLCGKDFNSRRSIRRHCRKMHQNKLEELRKFTETRTVPISLLSMVKGRPRPLHTPSGKSCPVCFKSFATKANVRRHFDEVHRGLRRDTITPDIATRPGQPLSLEATPPRRSASSSPTRGHTPKGGCLPGAANPQSPKASHAVPPAPCLPASVLYNLASCRCLLCKRKYSSQVMLKRHMRIVHKLYNLKNLKNVSASPATQTTATKNGGRMAAVADQDPSSSNASNSVGVKEEAVEPSDDPDSSPAPSPGEADGKAFVSKSGLKIKEEEGGSSLKTPGRTSGGGGSSSCGIVGRPPQKLSVGFDFKQLFCKLCKRQFSSRQNLTKHIELHTDGTDIFIKFYRCPLCRYESRRKRDVLRHVTVVHKKSSGYLAKIMPKLESRAVKRPAEVVLNTPPNANSSSSKRGGATVKEEMNGRRSPPSPPVTRKQELLNNSYHSSASYPVTRKQDLLASSSSPVTRNQERQLEAQTWSPVTRKTDKQHPEASAPMPPHTRRHDAHPESSSSTEVRVSKNFSLHACNVCGRAFAKKVYLESHKRSHRNAVPPVSSPANETRAKGVSTRSKALLW; from the exons aTGGTGAAGGCAAAATCCGCTCCGAGGAAGACCTCACAGCAAGACACTAAG CAGATCTCCAGCAGGATGGATGCAGAGATGGAGGACGACCTCCAGGCTGAACCCCAGGTCAGTGACCGGCTTGAGAGCCAAGCCACCAAGGACCAGTACAGCCAGACGGATGAGCCTGTGCGGCCCAGAAGCCCGAACCCCATGACTGACTCGACCCCCGGCCCGGACACAGCCCCCAGGACACCAG GGTACTGCCCAGAGCCAGGGGACCCAGCCCTGCTTCAACCACAGCTTCAGACCTCCAAGTCGGGCATCCAGCAGATCATCGAGTGCTTTCGCTCAG GTACAGCCCAGCTGAAGCACATGCTTCTGAAGGAGGTGGACACCATATTTGAGTGCAAGATGTGTCGCAGCCTGTTCCGGGGCCTGCCCAACCTAATTACCCACAAGGAGTACTACTGCCTGTCAAGACTGCCTGAGCCGGACG ATCCAGCAGGCAATGGTGACAAGCAGAGTGCCGCCATTAAGGACCTCCTGGAGGCCATTTACCCCAGAAAAGACGGGCCGGAATATGTGGTCCGTCTGGAGCCCATCCAGACATCCGACAACGCCGTCTTTCAGTTCCTGTCTACGGAGGAGGAGTTGGCTCACTTCCCCCAGGCCCCGCACACCCCCGGAGGGACCCGCTCACATAGCCCCGAACCCTGGGGAGAGCAGGGCGGGGCACCGGAGAAGGGCCAAAAtggagatgagaggaggagtgaccaagaggaggatggaggagaggatgtGGCGCAGCCTGAGGAAGAGGGGTCTACTAGCGGG GTGGAGGATGTGACCATCTCGTGCTGCCTGTGTGGCAAAGATTTCAACTCACGCCGCAGCATCCGCCGCCACTGTCGCAAGATGCACCAGAACAAGCTGGAGGAACTCCGCAAATTCACGGAGACGCGCACTGTTCCCATTAGCCTCCTGTCCATGGTCAAAGGTCGACCGCGTCCACTCCACACGCCCAGCGGCAAGTCCTGCCCTGTCTGCTTCAAGTCCTTCGCCACCAAGGCCAACGTTCGCCGGCATTTCGACGAGGTGCACCGCGGCTTGCGCCGGGACACCATCACTCCGGACATTGCCACACGGCCTGGCCAGCCACTTTCCCTGGAGGCCACGCCTCCCCGCAGGAGCGCCAGCTCATCCCCGACGAGAGGTCACACGCCGAAGGGCGGATGCCTCCCAGGTGCTGCCAACCCTCAGTCGCCCAAAGCCTCCCATGCGGTGCCACCGGCACCGTGTCTCCCGGCCTCCGTCCTCTATAATCTGGCATCGTGTCGCTGCCTGCTCTGCAAGAGGAAGTACAGCTCTCAGGTCATGCTGAAGAGGCACATGCGCATCGTCCACAAGCTCTACAACCTCAAGAACCTCAAGAACGTTAGCGCCTCCCCAGCCACGCAGACGACCGCCACCAAGAACGGCGGTCGGATGGCGGCCGTCGCCGACCAGGACCCTAGCAGCAGCAACGCTAGCAACAGCGTTGGGGTGAAGGAAGAGGCGGTGGAACCCTCGGACGACCCCGACTCCAGCCCTGCACCTTCACCGGGTGAAGCGGACGGGAAGGCTTTCGTGAGCAAGTCTGGACTGAAAATTAAAGAGGAAGAAGGTGGAAGCAGCCTCAAGACACCGGGACGCACCTCTGGCGGTGGCGGTTCCAGCAGCTGTGGCATTGTCGGCAGGCCCCCTCAGAAGCTTTCCGTGGGCTTCGACTTCAAGCAGCTGTTCTGCAAGCTGTGCAAACGACAGTTCAGCTCACGCCAAAATCTCACCAAGCACATTGAGCTGCACACAGACGGAACGGACATCTTCATCAAGTTCTACCGCTGCCCCCTCTGCCGCTATGAGTCCCGGCGCAAGCGCGATGTCCTACGCCACGTGACTGTGGTCCACAAGAAGTCGTCGGGCTACCTGGCCAAGATCATGCCCAAGCTGGAGTCACGCGCAGTCAAGCGTCCGGCCGAGGTGGTCCTGAACACTCCGCCCAAcgccaacagcagcagcagcaagcGCGGAGGGGCAACGGTCAAGGAGGAGATGAACGGGCGGCGCTCCCCGCCGTCACCTCCAGTCACGCGCAAACAGGAGCTCCTCAACAACTCCTACCACAGCTCTGCCTCCTACCCAGTCACGCGCAAACAGGATCTCCTCGCCTCCTCATCTTCCCCGGTCACCCGTAATCAGGAGAGGCAGCTGGAAGCCCAAACCTGGTCGCCCGTCACGCGCAAGACCGACAAACAACACCCGGAAGCCTCTGCCCCGATGCCCCCCCACACCCGCCGGCACGACGCCCACCCGGAGAGCAGCAGCAGTACGGAGGTGCGGGTCTCCAAGAACTTCTCGCTCCACGCCTGCAACGTGTGCGGCCGGGCCTTCGCCAAGAAGGTGTACCTGGAGTCCCACAAGAGGAGCCACCGGAACGCTGTGCCGCCGGTCAGCTCGCCAGCCAACGAGACCCGGGCTAAGGGAGTGAGCACACGCTCCAAGGCACTGCTCTGGTAA